A single region of the Rathayibacter rathayi genome encodes:
- a CDS encoding GNAT family N-acetyltransferase, protein MTVSLVPMSSSALASWMRVQRSAYIEDRMRAGDDEAAATRNADVSYERYFPDGSPAARHDVLVVVEEGRAVGSLWLGPHPSGLDGVWYVWDVQIDAAQRGRGLGRAAMLLAEAHVRARGGSALALNVFGFNTPARALYESLGYETTALQMRKPLG, encoded by the coding sequence ATGACCGTGTCGCTGGTGCCTATGTCCTCCTCCGCTCTCGCCTCGTGGATGCGGGTGCAGCGCTCGGCGTACATCGAGGACCGGATGCGCGCTGGCGACGACGAGGCCGCCGCGACCCGCAACGCGGACGTCTCCTACGAGCGGTACTTCCCTGACGGCTCCCCCGCCGCCAGGCACGACGTGCTGGTGGTGGTCGAGGAGGGGCGCGCCGTGGGGTCGCTGTGGCTCGGGCCGCACCCGAGCGGACTCGACGGCGTCTGGTACGTCTGGGACGTGCAGATCGACGCCGCCCAGCGCGGCCGAGGCCTGGGCCGGGCGGCGATGCTGCTGGCGGAGGCGCACGTCCGCGCCCGCGGCGGCTCGGCCCTCGCGCTGAACGTCTTCGGCTTTAACACGCCCGCTCGGGCGCTCTACGAGTCGCTCGGCTACGAGACGACCGCCCTGCAGATGCGCAAGCCGCTCGGCTGA
- a CDS encoding SPFH domain-containing protein, whose protein sequence is MQSDLLWIVIAGIAVGALLLIALIGFFLFRAWYQVPQADEAIVIVGKKQKGEDGLTSNMTVITGGGAFVNKLTQRSDRISLRSRQIKMEPVAQTKNGVTIHLAGVALVKIGSTADQVRAAAERFASQDQSIDVFTTEQLEGALRGVVAKLSVEEVMQDRQKLGDEIAEGIKGDLLAQGLVLDSFAIQGVTDRNGYIEALGAQEIERVRREADVARINAAREVKARQLATDEANLIEQTAYDKNTAAAKSEVGRANAEAEQAENLARAEREQAVLVQRAENRQAELDADVKRVADAEKYRRQTEADADAYGRQKKAETDRQVAQQVSDAEAYAVQRQAEARQASAAAEAAALSARAEAEANALRAKAAAEAEALRAKATAEAEALRAKGEASAAAIQAEAEALRENQEAILSRELIGQLPALMAEFAKGYQNVGTVTLIGGDTAGAHIAREQASSLAATFDSVKSATGVDLGAILQGQAFGRGVATGSTATGSGVVATGGSAPIRSSDAERPSGTGDPSAVPSTS, encoded by the coding sequence ATGCAATCCGATCTGCTCTGGATCGTCATCGCCGGCATCGCCGTCGGCGCCCTCCTACTGATCGCCCTCATCGGCTTTTTCCTCTTCCGCGCCTGGTACCAGGTGCCGCAGGCCGACGAGGCGATCGTGATCGTCGGTAAGAAGCAGAAGGGCGAGGACGGGCTGACCTCGAACATGACCGTCATCACCGGCGGCGGCGCGTTCGTCAACAAGCTGACCCAGCGCTCCGACCGCATCTCGCTGCGCTCGCGGCAGATCAAGATGGAGCCGGTCGCGCAGACCAAGAACGGCGTGACGATCCACCTCGCTGGCGTCGCCCTCGTCAAGATCGGGTCCACCGCCGACCAGGTGCGCGCCGCCGCCGAGCGCTTCGCGTCGCAGGATCAGTCGATCGACGTCTTCACGACCGAGCAGCTGGAGGGCGCCCTCCGCGGCGTCGTCGCGAAGCTCAGCGTCGAGGAGGTCATGCAGGACCGGCAGAAGCTCGGCGACGAGATCGCCGAGGGGATCAAGGGCGATCTGCTCGCCCAGGGCCTCGTACTCGACTCGTTCGCCATTCAGGGCGTCACCGACCGCAACGGCTACATCGAGGCGCTCGGCGCGCAGGAGATCGAGCGTGTCCGGCGTGAGGCCGACGTCGCCCGGATCAACGCGGCGCGCGAGGTCAAGGCCCGCCAGCTCGCCACCGACGAGGCGAACCTGATCGAGCAGACCGCCTACGACAAGAACACCGCCGCGGCGAAGTCCGAGGTCGGCCGGGCGAACGCCGAGGCCGAGCAGGCCGAGAACCTGGCCCGCGCCGAGCGCGAGCAGGCCGTCCTCGTGCAGCGCGCCGAGAACCGCCAGGCCGAGCTCGACGCCGACGTCAAGCGCGTCGCCGACGCCGAGAAGTACCGCCGCCAGACCGAGGCCGACGCCGACGCCTACGGCCGCCAGAAGAAGGCCGAGACCGATCGCCAAGTCGCGCAGCAGGTGTCCGACGCCGAGGCCTACGCCGTCCAGCGTCAGGCCGAGGCCCGGCAGGCGTCCGCCGCCGCCGAGGCCGCCGCTCTCAGCGCTCGCGCCGAGGCCGAGGCTAACGCCCTGCGCGCGAAGGCCGCCGCCGAGGCCGAGGCCCTGCGCGCCAAGGCCACCGCCGAGGCGGAGGCGCTCCGGGCCAAGGGCGAGGCGAGCGCTGCCGCGATCCAGGCCGAGGCGGAGGCGCTGCGCGAGAACCAGGAGGCGATCCTCAGCCGCGAGCTGATCGGTCAGCTTCCGGCGCTGATGGCCGAGTTCGCGAAGGGCTACCAGAACGTCGGCACGGTCACGCTGATCGGCGGAGACACGGCCGGCGCGCACATCGCCCGGGAGCAGGCCTCGAGCCTCGCCGCCACGTTCGACAGCGTGAAGTCGGCGACCGGCGTCGACCTCGGCGCCATCCTCCAGGGCCAGGCGTTCGGCCGCGGCGTGGCCACCGGATCGACCGCGACGGGATCGGGTGTCGTCGCCACCGGCGGGTCCGCGCCGATCCGATCGAGCGACGCCGAGCGTCCGTCCGGCACCGGCGACCCGAGCGCCGTCCCCTCCACCAGCTGA
- a CDS encoding PrsW family intramembrane metalloprotease: protein MSAYPPPAPPAARSSVVPTVLGSIGVALLGILLLLVLAYAVLGLGVSAAAVCAVIALVPLTVVLLGVRWVDRWEPEPPLGLWFAFLWGAAGSVAIALLVDLGVQIAVYASGQQPSGSDFVGAAVQAPLVEESAKGLGVLLVLLIWHRTFDGPVDGIVYAAVVASGFAFVENILYFGSALVEGGLDSLAVTFFLRGVLSPFAHVLFTACTGAALGFASNRPAAARVPIALLGLALAAFLHGLWNGSSFLVSDWFGFYGVVQVPLFAVAVVVVVLLRRQERRITLRRLDEYAAAGWFSPTEVRMIGTAQGRRTAARWAREAGGDRPRAMREFLRTATRLAHHRQHLVLGRGGRTGAVDERVLLEELVARRAALTR, encoded by the coding sequence ATGAGCGCCTATCCGCCGCCCGCCCCGCCCGCCGCCCGTTCCTCCGTCGTCCCGACCGTGCTGGGCTCGATCGGCGTCGCGCTCCTTGGGATTCTGCTGCTGCTCGTGCTGGCCTACGCCGTGCTCGGGCTCGGTGTCAGCGCAGCGGCGGTCTGCGCGGTGATCGCCCTCGTCCCGCTCACCGTGGTGCTTCTCGGCGTCCGCTGGGTCGACCGCTGGGAGCCGGAGCCGCCACTCGGCCTCTGGTTCGCCTTCCTGTGGGGCGCGGCGGGGTCCGTTGCGATCGCGCTCCTCGTCGACCTCGGCGTGCAGATCGCGGTCTACGCCTCGGGACAGCAGCCGAGCGGATCCGACTTCGTCGGGGCCGCGGTCCAGGCGCCGCTGGTGGAGGAGAGCGCCAAGGGACTGGGGGTCCTGCTCGTCCTGCTGATCTGGCACCGCACCTTCGACGGCCCGGTCGACGGCATTGTCTACGCGGCTGTCGTCGCGTCCGGGTTCGCTTTCGTCGAGAACATCCTCTACTTCGGTAGCGCGCTGGTCGAGGGCGGCCTCGACTCGCTCGCCGTCACCTTCTTTCTCCGTGGGGTGCTGTCGCCGTTCGCGCATGTGCTGTTCACCGCCTGCACCGGTGCCGCGCTCGGCTTCGCCTCGAATCGTCCTGCGGCCGCGCGCGTCCCGATCGCCCTGCTCGGTCTGGCGCTCGCGGCGTTCTTACACGGCCTTTGGAACGGCTCGTCGTTCCTGGTGTCCGACTGGTTCGGCTTCTACGGAGTGGTGCAGGTGCCGTTGTTCGCGGTCGCCGTGGTCGTCGTGGTGCTGCTGCGCAGGCAGGAGCGGCGCATCACTCTGCGCAGGCTCGACGAGTACGCCGCGGCCGGCTGGTTCTCGCCGACGGAGGTGCGGATGATCGGCACCGCTCAGGGGCGCCGCACCGCTGCGCGCTGGGCGCGGGAGGCGGGCGGTGACCGGCCGCGGGCGATGCGGGAGTTCCTGCGCACGGCGACGCGGCTCGCCCATCACCGGCAGCACCTCGTCCTCGGGCGCGGGGGGCGGACCGGCGCGGTAGACGAGCGTGTCCTGCTCGAGGAACTCGTCGCCCGCCGGGCAGCGCTGACCCGCTGA
- a CDS encoding plasmid pRiA4b ORF-3 family protein, with protein sequence MGKKRNQGRSGGGQGGRGGQGGGRTAETALMVRFRSWYRSHLAEVGVEHEHLEADEAVEVLTDLFAMTRDLRPRGSFAQPDAELLEAVFDQIEADLSGEESEADLDDTLFTVAEVVEHFLDFLTDEDLWTGTDEELDECQAVLDEVLDLAGSFVEAVLDDLAELDEVPAEEQLAAVRVTALVHAADIVVEHLAATGAALTERAAREIAVEAGISSAGSTPSDDSVRIPVSAWWDALVGSGVLERDGTAAGLGEAAVLWRSSDAHEAAAERIAYVARFLERWLLSAQSALAQADTDGGAFSPEERAVTITDAVLVRIAVACQAEIHSGLVVGELVDELAADSGVSLDEALDERERMVGSAERMLDDAAELGLLLHSPEFGYAVPAGLAPVLASIVRATVVLLNEREATRLEIVDEATQDTATAYALHVALLGTKPAVWRRLELSSESSLRDLHLALQLSLGWTDAQPHYFSLDVPDEEQTPIGSPADAEELGADLVDESGVALAEVLEQEQDEIFYVYDLEDEWRHVIRLESIAPLSTTLPRCTGARGAAPLDVPGGPESWADTVRAATDPSSADHAEALDALGLAAGASFDPAAVDVDAINRSLGLLRSSV encoded by the coding sequence ATGGGCAAGAAGCGCAACCAGGGACGATCCGGAGGCGGTCAGGGCGGCCGCGGTGGGCAGGGCGGTGGCCGCACGGCCGAGACCGCGCTGATGGTGCGGTTCCGCAGCTGGTACCGCTCACATCTCGCCGAGGTCGGCGTCGAGCACGAGCACCTGGAGGCCGACGAAGCCGTCGAGGTGCTGACCGACCTCTTTGCGATGACCCGCGACCTGCGCCCGCGCGGCTCCTTCGCCCAGCCCGACGCCGAACTCCTCGAGGCCGTCTTCGACCAGATCGAGGCCGACCTGTCCGGGGAGGAGAGCGAGGCCGATCTCGACGACACCCTGTTCACCGTCGCAGAGGTGGTGGAGCACTTCCTCGACTTCCTCACCGACGAGGACCTGTGGACCGGCACCGACGAGGAGCTGGACGAGTGCCAGGCCGTCCTCGACGAGGTCCTCGACCTGGCCGGCTCCTTCGTCGAGGCCGTGCTCGATGACCTGGCCGAGCTCGACGAGGTCCCGGCCGAGGAGCAGCTCGCGGCCGTCCGCGTCACCGCTCTCGTCCACGCCGCCGACATCGTGGTCGAGCACCTCGCCGCCACCGGCGCCGCCCTCACCGAGCGCGCCGCCCGCGAGATCGCCGTCGAGGCGGGAATCTCCTCCGCCGGTTCCACCCCGAGCGACGACTCCGTCCGCATTCCGGTCTCGGCCTGGTGGGATGCGCTGGTCGGCTCGGGCGTCCTCGAGCGGGACGGGACCGCAGCAGGTCTCGGCGAGGCCGCCGTACTCTGGCGCAGCTCCGACGCCCACGAGGCCGCCGCCGAGCGCATCGCCTACGTCGCTCGTTTCCTTGAGCGCTGGCTCCTCAGCGCCCAGTCCGCGCTCGCTCAGGCCGACACCGATGGCGGCGCCTTCTCCCCGGAGGAGCGCGCTGTCACCATCACCGACGCCGTGCTGGTGCGCATCGCCGTCGCCTGCCAGGCCGAGATCCACTCGGGCCTGGTCGTCGGGGAGCTGGTCGATGAGCTGGCCGCCGACTCCGGAGTCTCCCTCGACGAGGCGCTGGACGAGCGTGAGCGCATGGTCGGGTCGGCCGAGCGGATGTTGGACGACGCTGCCGAGCTGGGGCTGCTGCTGCACTCGCCCGAGTTCGGTTACGCGGTGCCGGCGGGTCTGGCACCTGTTCTCGCCTCGATCGTCCGCGCGACCGTCGTGCTTCTGAACGAACGCGAGGCGACCCGCCTCGAGATCGTCGACGAGGCAACCCAGGACACCGCGACCGCCTACGCTCTGCACGTCGCCCTGCTCGGCACCAAACCCGCCGTCTGGCGACGACTCGAACTCTCGTCCGAGTCGTCCCTGCGCGATCTGCACCTGGCGCTTCAGCTCTCGCTGGGCTGGACCGACGCGCAGCCGCACTACTTCAGCCTCGACGTGCCCGACGAGGAGCAGACGCCGATCGGCTCGCCCGCCGACGCCGAGGAGCTGGGCGCTGATCTCGTGGACGAGTCGGGCGTGGCGCTCGCCGAGGTCCTCGAGCAAGAGCAGGACGAGATCTTCTACGTCTACGACCTCGAAGACGAGTGGCGCCACGTCATCCGCCTGGAGTCGATCGCGCCGCTGTCGACCACTCTGCCGCGGTGCACGGGAGCGCGCGGCGCGGCTCCGCTGGACGTGCCGGGCGGCCCCGAGTCCTGGGCCGACACGGTGCGGGCCGCGACCGATCCGTCCTCGGCCGATCACGCCGAGGCGCTCGACGCCCTGGGTCTCGCCGCCGGCGCCTCGTTCGACCCCGCGGCGGTCGACGTGGACGCGATCAACAGGTCGCTCGGGCTGCTGCGCTCTAGCGTCTGA
- a CDS encoding alpha/beta fold hydrolase, whose product MIAFPSPVYVVADDGVRLATYCVGEEGAPTVLAVHGFASNAVLNWETAGWLRTLSRAGYRVVALDQRGHGASEKPHHSDSYSVSAMVADLVRVLDSYDVDAPHVLGYSLGARMSWVLGLEHPERIASLSLGGLTVGEPLRHFDAEAARARVADGGEIDDGFTRAFIGMAEGVQGNDLAALVAVADGVRGGAHPEHGRHPDLPMLLVTGGSDPIAPGGERLAAESGARFASVPGRDHTSTVPARGFKDAVLRFLAEQG is encoded by the coding sequence GTGATCGCGTTCCCCTCGCCCGTGTACGTCGTGGCCGACGACGGAGTGCGGCTGGCCACCTACTGCGTCGGGGAGGAGGGAGCGCCGACTGTGCTCGCGGTGCACGGCTTCGCGTCGAACGCGGTGCTCAACTGGGAGACGGCGGGCTGGCTCCGCACCCTCAGCCGGGCCGGCTACCGCGTGGTCGCGCTCGACCAGCGGGGACACGGCGCGAGCGAGAAGCCGCACCACTCCGACTCCTACAGCGTGAGCGCGATGGTGGCCGACCTGGTGCGAGTGCTCGACTCCTATGACGTCGATGCGCCGCACGTACTCGGCTACTCCCTCGGCGCTCGGATGAGCTGGGTGCTCGGACTCGAGCACCCGGAGCGGATCGCCTCGCTCAGCCTGGGCGGGCTCACCGTCGGCGAGCCGCTGCGCCACTTCGACGCGGAGGCTGCACGGGCGCGGGTCGCCGACGGCGGCGAGATCGACGACGGCTTCACCCGTGCCTTCATCGGCATGGCGGAGGGGGTGCAGGGCAACGACCTGGCCGCGCTAGTGGCGGTGGCCGACGGCGTGCGCGGTGGCGCACATCCGGAGCACGGGCGGCACCCCGACCTGCCGATGCTGCTGGTGACCGGCGGCTCCGACCCGATCGCGCCCGGCGGGGAGCGGCTGGCGGCGGAGTCGGGGGCGCGCTTCGCGAGCGTGCCCGGACGAGACCACACGAGCACAGTGCCGGCGCGAGGGTTCAAGGACGCGGTGCTGCGGTTCCTGGCGGAGCAGGGCTGA
- a CDS encoding NAD(P)H-quinone oxidoreductase, which yields MQAIRVENPGPDSRLVLDDVPTPSPGPGEVLIRVAAAGVNRADLGQRGGVYPPPPGASEILGMEVSGSIAALGDGMSGFTEGDEVCALLSGGGYAEYVAVDAGLVLPVPEGVGLVSAAALPETTATVWSNLVMVAGLASTDTVLLHGGGSGIGTTGIQIASALGVRVAVTAGSPRKLDACRALGADILIDYHEEDFVERIREETGGRGVDVILDPVGGDYLARDLEALAVGGRVVFIGNQSGMLGALDLGVLMRKRGTVHATTLRARPLEERRAIVAQVRAEVWPLVASGTVRPVVDEVIPLAEAERAHERMCSSGHSGKLLLTP from the coding sequence ATGCAGGCGATCCGCGTCGAGAACCCCGGCCCCGACTCCCGACTCGTACTCGACGACGTGCCGACTCCGTCGCCCGGCCCCGGCGAGGTCCTGATCCGCGTCGCAGCCGCCGGCGTCAACCGGGCCGACCTGGGCCAGCGCGGCGGCGTCTACCCGCCGCCGCCCGGCGCGTCCGAGATCCTCGGGATGGAGGTCTCTGGCTCGATCGCCGCGCTCGGCGACGGGATGTCGGGTTTTACAGAGGGCGACGAGGTCTGCGCGTTGCTCTCGGGCGGCGGCTACGCCGAGTATGTCGCGGTCGACGCCGGCCTGGTGCTGCCGGTCCCGGAGGGCGTCGGCCTCGTGTCGGCGGCGGCCCTCCCGGAGACGACCGCCACCGTCTGGTCGAACCTCGTGATGGTCGCCGGACTCGCCTCGACCGACACCGTCCTCCTCCACGGCGGCGGGAGCGGGATCGGCACCACCGGCATCCAGATAGCCTCCGCCCTCGGAGTGCGCGTCGCGGTCACGGCCGGCAGCCCGCGCAAGCTCGACGCCTGCCGCGCCCTCGGCGCCGACATCCTGATCGACTACCACGAGGAGGACTTCGTCGAGCGGATCCGCGAGGAGACCGGCGGCCGCGGAGTCGACGTGATCCTCGATCCAGTCGGTGGCGACTACCTCGCGCGCGACCTGGAGGCGCTGGCCGTCGGCGGGCGCGTCGTCTTCATCGGCAACCAGTCGGGCATGCTCGGCGCCCTCGATCTCGGCGTGCTGATGCGCAAGCGCGGAACGGTGCACGCCACGACGCTCCGCGCCCGGCCCCTCGAGGAGCGGCGCGCGATCGTCGCGCAGGTGCGTGCCGAGGTCTGGCCGCTGGTCGCAAGTGGGACGGTCCGCCCGGTGGTGGACGAGGTAATTCCGCTCGCGGAGGCCGAGCGGGCACACGAGCGGATGTGCTCGTCCGGCCACAGTGGCAAGCTGCTGCTCACTCCGTGA
- a CDS encoding DUF4870 domain-containing protein codes for MDDDELRHRTRDRNGARAVWFAGLSALAGFVVISPLISLMATVMVWGSRRRIGTLSDRNGLVAVNWQLTYLALQLMLVPLHLALISVRESLTADWPLVTITAILALAVLNLVLCLVLGLRSGCGRPVRLWFAVPFARSSRPPR; via the coding sequence ATGGACGACGACGAGCTGCGACACCGCACCCGCGACCGCAACGGAGCGCGAGCCGTCTGGTTCGCGGGCCTCTCCGCCCTCGCCGGCTTCGTGGTGATCTCTCCGCTGATCTCCCTCATGGCCACGGTGATGGTGTGGGGATCGCGACGGCGGATCGGCACTCTCAGCGACCGCAACGGCCTCGTGGCCGTGAACTGGCAGCTGACCTACCTCGCTCTCCAGCTGATGCTGGTTCCTCTGCACCTCGCGCTGATATCGGTCCGCGAATCACTCACCGCCGATTGGCCGCTGGTGACGATCACCGCGATCCTCGCGCTGGCCGTGCTCAACCTCGTGCTATGCCTCGTGCTCGGGCTTCGCTCCGGCTGCGGCCGCCCGGTGCGCCTGTGGTTCGCCGTCCCCTTCGCCCGCTCCTCCCGACCGCCGCGCTGA
- a CDS encoding aspartate ammonia-lyase, whose translation MEIPAEAYWGIHTARALDNFPISKRPISIYPDLVRALATVKLAAARANTELGTLAPAKAELIETACRRIIDGEFHDQFVVGVIQGGAGTSTNMNANEVVANVALEIGGYGRGEYAHLHPLDDVNRSQSTNDVYPTAIKIAMTWSLRRLLDELALLRESFSRKAVEFGGVLKVGRTQLQDAVPMTLGQEFHGFATTLGEDHARLSETIWLLAEVNIGATAIGTGITADPRYGAAAVRYLNEITDLELEMAQDLVEATSDTGVFMSFSSALKRSAIKLSKICNDLRLLSSGPQAGFGEINLPPRQAGSSIMPGKVNPVIPEVVNQVAYSVAGADVTVTMAAEAGQLQLNAFEPVIAHSLLQSITWMTQACKTLRENCIDGITANIDRLEAMVASSVGVVTALTPTIGYTASAALAKAALATGRNVADLVVEAGLMSREEVLRLISPARLSGIEAMTAALPIIDPAPKE comes from the coding sequence ATGGAGATCCCCGCGGAGGCCTACTGGGGCATCCATACGGCGCGCGCCCTCGACAACTTCCCGATCTCCAAGCGCCCGATCTCGATCTACCCCGATCTCGTCCGGGCTCTCGCCACGGTCAAGCTCGCCGCCGCTCGGGCCAATACCGAGCTCGGCACTCTCGCTCCGGCGAAGGCCGAGCTGATCGAGACCGCGTGCCGGCGGATCATCGACGGCGAGTTCCACGACCAGTTCGTGGTCGGAGTGATCCAGGGCGGAGCCGGCACCTCGACGAACATGAACGCCAATGAGGTCGTCGCCAACGTCGCACTCGAGATCGGCGGCTACGGGCGGGGCGAGTACGCGCACCTGCACCCGCTCGACGACGTCAACCGCAGCCAGTCCACGAACGACGTGTATCCGACCGCGATCAAGATCGCGATGACCTGGTCGCTGCGGCGTCTGCTCGACGAGCTGGCGCTGCTGCGTGAGTCGTTCTCCCGCAAGGCCGTCGAGTTCGGCGGCGTCCTCAAGGTCGGCCGCACTCAGCTGCAGGACGCTGTGCCCATGACGCTCGGCCAGGAGTTCCACGGTTTCGCGACCACTCTCGGTGAGGATCACGCGCGTCTCTCCGAGACCATCTGGCTGCTCGCCGAGGTCAATATCGGAGCGACCGCGATCGGCACCGGTATCACCGCAGATCCCCGCTATGGCGCGGCGGCCGTCCGCTACCTCAACGAGATCACCGATCTCGAGCTCGAAATGGCACAGGACCTCGTCGAGGCGACCAGCGACACCGGCGTCTTCATGTCGTTCTCGAGTGCGCTGAAGCGCTCGGCGATCAAGCTGTCCAAGATCTGCAACGACCTGCGGCTGCTCTCCTCGGGCCCGCAGGCCGGTTTCGGTGAGATCAACCTGCCACCGCGTCAGGCCGGATCGAGCATCATGCCCGGGAAGGTGAATCCGGTCATCCCCGAGGTGGTCAATCAGGTCGCCTACTCGGTGGCCGGCGCCGATGTCACCGTCACGATGGCGGCCGAGGCGGGGCAGCTGCAACTCAACGCCTTCGAGCCGGTGATCGCGCACTCGCTGCTGCAGAGCATCACCTGGATGACGCAGGCCTGCAAGACGCTCCGCGAGAACTGCATCGACGGCATCACCGCCAACATCGACCGGCTCGAGGCGATGGTCGCGTCCTCGGTCGGTGTCGTCACGGCGCTGACCCCGACCATCGGCTACACCGCCTCCGCCGCCCTGGCGAAGGCGGCGCTCGCCACCGGCCGCAACGTCGCCGATCTGGTGGTCGAGGCGGGGCTGATGTCGCGCGAGGAGGTGCTGCGGCTGATCTCGCCCGCCCGGCTCTCGGGCATCGAGGCGATGACCGCGGCGCTCCCGATCATCGACCCCGCACCGAAGGAGTGA
- a CDS encoding DNA-3-methyladenine glycosylase 2 family protein, translating into MPDSDPLFEERYRAVASRDSRFDGRFLTGVHSTGIYCRPSCPATTPQRANVRFYPTTAAAHEAGLRACKRCLPDAVPGSPEWNLRDDTAARAMRMIGDGVVDREGVEGLAARLGYGARHLGRILREELGAPPLALARAQRAQTARLLLMGTDLPVSDVAFAAGFASIRQFNATLVEVYERTPTALRASTRGVRSGAAVHDGATTLNLRLPVRAPFDAGVLDGLSARALPGLEEASPGGYTRSLLLPGGAALVQLGVDGESVCCRATLVSVADVGPLVARIRRLLDLDADARAVDEALSADPALAASVAARPGIRVSGSVDPTETLVRALIGQRAAGRLVAALGETLPGAVASGSVTRVFPSPAAIAEHAGELLRRSADVLVRACALLADGSLRMDADRDELLGQLLAVPGIGRATAAEVTLRTSGDPDVLLTGDPALRRGAAVLGLPSGQRALAELGRRWAPWRSYAGAHLAAAVTPSVRGR; encoded by the coding sequence GTGCCCGACTCCGATCCGCTCTTCGAGGAGCGTTACCGCGCCGTCGCTTCGCGCGACTCCCGCTTCGACGGCCGCTTTCTCACCGGTGTGCACTCCACGGGTATCTACTGCCGGCCGAGCTGCCCGGCCACCACGCCGCAGCGCGCGAACGTGCGCTTCTACCCCACGACGGCCGCGGCGCACGAGGCGGGGCTGCGCGCCTGCAAGCGCTGTCTGCCCGACGCGGTCCCCGGCTCCCCCGAGTGGAACCTCCGCGACGACACGGCGGCGCGCGCGATGCGGATGATCGGGGACGGCGTGGTCGACCGCGAGGGGGTCGAGGGACTGGCCGCGCGGCTCGGCTACGGGGCGCGCCACCTCGGCCGGATCCTGCGCGAGGAGCTGGGCGCACCTCCGCTCGCCCTCGCCCGCGCCCAGCGCGCGCAGACTGCGCGACTCCTGCTCATGGGCACCGACCTGCCGGTGTCTGACGTGGCGTTCGCCGCAGGGTTCGCAAGCATCCGGCAGTTCAACGCGACCCTCGTCGAGGTGTACGAGCGGACGCCGACGGCCCTGCGCGCCTCCACCCGCGGTGTCCGCTCCGGCGCGGCCGTCCACGACGGAGCGACAACGCTCAACCTGCGACTCCCGGTCCGCGCACCCTTCGATGCGGGAGTGCTCGACGGGCTCAGCGCCCGCGCGCTCCCGGGGCTGGAGGAGGCGTCGCCGGGCGGCTACACGCGCTCGCTCCTGCTGCCCGGAGGCGCCGCGCTGGTCCAGCTCGGAGTGGACGGGGAGTCGGTGTGCTGCCGCGCCACCCTCGTCTCGGTCGCCGACGTCGGGCCGCTGGTGGCCCGGATCCGGCGGCTGCTCGACCTCGACGCGGACGCGCGCGCCGTGGACGAGGCGCTCTCAGCCGATCCCGCCCTCGCCGCGAGCGTCGCTGCACGCCCCGGAATACGGGTGTCTGGCTCCGTCGATCCGACCGAAACTCTGGTGCGCGCGCTGATCGGACAGCGGGCGGCCGGACGCCTGGTCGCTGCGCTGGGCGAGACGCTCCCGGGGGCGGTGGCGAGCGGATCGGTCACCCGCGTCTTTCCCTCCCCCGCCGCGATCGCGGAGCACGCTGGGGAGCTGCTGCGCCGATCCGCCGACGTGCTGGTGCGGGCCTGCGCGCTGCTCGCGGACGGCTCGCTCCGGATGGACGCCGACCGGGACGAGCTTCTCGGGCAGCTGCTGGCGGTCCCCGGGATCGGCCGGGCGACGGCCGCCGAGGTGACGCTGCGGACGAGCGGCGATCCTGACGTACTGCTCACCGGCGACCCGGCGCTTCGGAGGGGCGCGGCCGTGCTCGGCCTCCCCTCCGGGCAGCGTGCGCTCGCCGAGCTCGGCCGCCGCTGGGCGCCCTGGCGCAGCTATGCCGGGGCACACCTCGCGGCGGCGGTCACTCCTTCGGTGCGGGGTCGATGA